Proteins found in one Synergistetes bacterium HGW-Synergistetes-1 genomic segment:
- a CDS encoding phosphoglucomutase, alpha-D-glucose phosphate-specific (catalyzes the interconversion of alpha-D-glucose 1-phosphate to alpha-D-glucose 6-phosphate), with product MSKREVTNIPRLISSYYTEHPDPADLSNRVSFGTSGHRGSSFKRSFNEDHVIAISQSISEYRKINGIGGPLFIGMDTHALSEPALRTSVEVFAANGVLVRIQDGLGYTPTPVISHAILSWNSGSGAPAADGVVITPSHNPPEDGGFKYNPPSGGPANTDITSLIEKRANEILAGGLKDVKRIDFNKALSSDNVLSIDYIILYVKALEEIIDIEAIRSSGLKMAADPMGGSGVHFWEPIAEIWGLDIDVINKDVDPTFSFMPLDHDGKIRMDCSSPYAMAGLVSLKNNYDIAFGNDPDYDRHGIVTKEGLMPPNAYLAAAIEYLFTHRPDWNNNCMAGKTLVSSSIIDKAVNSIGRKLYEVPVGFKWFVDGLKSGMLGFGGEESAGATFLKKDGTVWTTDKDGFVMDLLAAEITAVTGKNPAEHYRRLTEKFGHSYYSRKDAPASHEEKSKLKKLSPSDVTANTLAGEKITAKMTAAPGNGAPIDGLKVTTENGWFAARPSGTEEIYKIYAESLVSSEHLDAINNEAKEIVSKAIAG from the coding sequence ATGTCAAAAAGAGAGGTAACAAACATACCGCGGCTTATTTCTTCATACTATACTGAACATCCGGACCCGGCTGACCTATCAAACAGGGTATCATTCGGAACATCAGGACACAGAGGATCTTCATTTAAAAGGAGCTTTAACGAAGATCACGTAATTGCAATCTCACAGTCGATATCAGAGTACAGAAAAATTAATGGCATAGGTGGACCTCTATTTATAGGAATGGACACACACGCTCTTTCCGAGCCTGCTCTAAGGACCAGCGTTGAAGTCTTTGCTGCAAATGGAGTCCTTGTCCGGATCCAGGACGGCTTAGGATATACGCCTACGCCGGTAATTTCACATGCCATACTCTCCTGGAACAGCGGTTCCGGGGCTCCGGCCGCTGACGGTGTAGTAATTACTCCTTCACACAATCCCCCGGAAGACGGAGGCTTTAAATACAACCCTCCCTCAGGAGGCCCTGCAAACACTGACATTACTTCATTGATCGAAAAAAGGGCTAACGAGATACTTGCCGGGGGACTTAAAGATGTGAAACGTATAGATTTTAACAAAGCACTTTCCTCTGACAATGTTCTGTCGATCGACTACATCATTCTCTACGTCAAAGCTCTTGAAGAGATTATTGACATCGAGGCTATCCGCAGCTCAGGACTGAAGATGGCAGCAGATCCGATGGGAGGTTCAGGAGTGCACTTCTGGGAACCAATAGCCGAGATATGGGGATTGGATATCGATGTGATCAACAAGGATGTCGACCCCACATTTTCCTTTATGCCGCTTGACCACGACGGCAAAATCCGCATGGACTGCTCTTCCCCATATGCGATGGCAGGTTTGGTATCGCTGAAAAACAACTATGACATAGCATTCGGTAATGATCCGGACTATGACCGCCATGGGATAGTAACAAAGGAGGGGCTTATGCCCCCAAACGCATATCTGGCAGCAGCAATAGAGTATCTTTTTACTCACCGACCGGACTGGAACAATAATTGTATGGCAGGCAAAACTCTTGTCTCAAGCTCAATAATCGACAAAGCTGTAAATTCGATCGGCCGGAAACTCTACGAAGTTCCGGTAGGCTTCAAATGGTTCGTCGACGGTCTGAAGTCCGGCATGCTGGGCTTTGGAGGAGAAGAGAGTGCCGGTGCGACGTTCCTGAAAAAAGACGGAACAGTCTGGACAACAGACAAGGACGGTTTCGTAATGGACCTCCTGGCTGCTGAAATTACAGCCGTTACAGGTAAAAACCCCGCTGAACATTACAGAAGACTTACTGAAAAATTCGGACATTCCTATTATTCACGAAAAGACGCACCTGCTTCACATGAGGAAAAAAGTAAACTGAAAAAACTGTCACCGTCAGATGTTACAGCAAATACTCTGGCAGGAGAAAAGATAACTGCAAAAATGACAGCTGCTCCCGGAAATGGTGCCCCAATAGACGGACTTAAAGTTACTACTGAAAACGGCTGGTTTGCAGCCAGGCCTTCAGGAACAGAGGAGATCTACAAGATCTACGCTGAAAGCCTTGTGAGCAGTGAACACCTTGACGCTATAAACAATGAGGCAAAAGAAATTGTATCGAAGGCCATCGCAGGATAA
- a CDS encoding hydroxylamine reductase encodes MFCYQCEQAAKGTGCTAMGVCGKDPQTAALQDLLLYETMVLSKAALESGDSSDEVSKMVIENLFTTVTNVNFDPETLAEMVRNTRKATDEFAGGCSCCCGCGASEDPTTDELVEEGQEYSPQADIDKYGADLGGLKWLAVYGLKGVAAYADHAWILGQKDREVNKFFLEAMSELLNENITVDSMLALNLKIGEVNLRVMEMLDAANTGTYGHPEPTMVRVTPVKGKAILVSGHDLGDLEELLKQTEGKGINVYTHGEMLPCNAYPELKKYPHLVGNYGGAWQDQQKEFDEFPGAILMTTNCIQKPRESYMARIFTCGLVQWPGAVHVENRDFAPVIKAALEAPGFTEDAPEKRIMIGFARNSVLGAAGKVVELVNAGKIRHFFLVGGCDGAKSGRNYYTEFAEKAPKDTVILTLACGKFRFNKLEFGDIEGIPRLLDCGQCNDAYSAIKIAVALADVFKTDVNGLPLSLILSWYEQKAVCILLTLLHLGIKNIRLGPTLPAFVGPAVLDVLVQNFGIKPIGTAEGDLKAILG; translated from the coding sequence ATGTTTTGTTATCAGTGTGAACAGGCAGCAAAGGGTACAGGATGCACAGCAATGGGAGTATGCGGCAAAGATCCGCAGACAGCAGCACTTCAGGACCTTCTTCTTTATGAGACGATGGTTCTTTCAAAAGCAGCCCTTGAATCAGGAGACAGTTCCGACGAAGTGTCCAAGATGGTCATCGAAAATTTATTTACGACAGTAACAAATGTAAACTTCGATCCCGAAACTCTTGCAGAGATGGTCAGAAATACAAGAAAGGCAACAGACGAGTTTGCCGGCGGATGCTCATGCTGCTGCGGATGTGGAGCTTCAGAAGATCCTACGACCGACGAATTGGTCGAAGAGGGACAAGAGTACTCACCCCAGGCCGACATCGACAAGTACGGCGCAGACCTTGGCGGCCTCAAATGGCTTGCCGTATACGGACTTAAGGGCGTCGCCGCTTATGCCGACCACGCATGGATCCTTGGCCAGAAGGACAGGGAAGTCAACAAGTTCTTCCTGGAAGCAATGTCAGAACTCCTAAACGAGAATATTACAGTTGATTCAATGCTTGCGCTCAACCTCAAAATTGGCGAAGTCAATCTCAGAGTGATGGAAATGCTTGATGCAGCCAATACCGGAACATACGGACATCCCGAACCTACTATGGTCAGAGTGACCCCCGTGAAGGGCAAAGCTATCCTTGTCTCAGGACACGACCTTGGCGATCTTGAAGAGTTGCTTAAGCAGACAGAGGGTAAGGGTATCAACGTCTATACGCACGGTGAGATGCTTCCCTGCAACGCTTATCCCGAGTTGAAGAAATACCCCCATCTCGTTGGCAACTACGGCGGAGCATGGCAGGATCAGCAGAAGGAATTCGACGAATTCCCCGGTGCGATCCTTATGACGACCAACTGCATCCAGAAGCCCAGGGAGAGTTACATGGCAAGGATCTTCACATGTGGACTTGTGCAGTGGCCCGGAGCAGTACACGTTGAGAACAGGGATTTCGCTCCTGTGATAAAGGCAGCGCTTGAGGCTCCCGGATTCACGGAAGATGCCCCTGAAAAGAGGATCATGATAGGGTTTGCCCGCAATTCAGTCCTTGGTGCCGCAGGCAAAGTTGTGGAACTTGTCAATGCAGGAAAGATCCGCCACTTCTTCCTTGTCGGAGGATGCGACGGTGCAAAGTCAGGACGCAACTACTACACTGAGTTTGCCGAGAAAGCACCTAAGGATACTGTCATCCTCACGCTTGCATGCGGCAAATTCCGCTTTAACAAGCTTGAATTCGGAGATATCGAAGGCATACCCCGCCTTCTTGACTGCGGACAGTGCAATGATGCCTATTCTGCAATAAAGATCGCTGTGGCTCTTGCGGATGTATTCAAGACTGATGTCAACGGACTTCCGCTTTCACTGATCCTTTCCTGGTACGAGCAGAAGGCGGTATGTATTCTCCTGACCCTTCTCCATCTGGGAATAAAGAACATAAGGCTCGGCCCCACGCTTCCCGCATTTGTCGGCCCGGCAGTCCTTGACGTTCTTGTACAGAATTTCGGAATCAAGCCGATCGGAACAGCCGAAGGGGACCTCAAGGCTATTCTTGGCTAG
- a CDS encoding 4Fe-4S ferredoxin, translating to MRKIIKIDEEKCDGCGLCADACHEGAIVIENGKAKLISDSYCDGLGDCIGECPQGAISFEMREAAAYDEASVKSRMAARKKEPCSGTLPCGCPGSMAKELKSDKPVQKEEKTSCRQESELRNWPVQLSLVPVEAPYLEGAKLLIAADCTAFACPNFHRDLLPGKVCLVGCPKLDEVEPYIEKLAQIIKLNDIEEIDVAYMEVPCCGGLVKLVDTAVKKSGEAVTLKLIKLSMTGKFLEVRQIFPN from the coding sequence TGAGAAAGATAATCAAAATTGATGAAGAAAAATGTGACGGATGCGGACTTTGCGCTGATGCTTGCCACGAAGGCGCGATAGTTATCGAGAACGGCAAGGCTAAATTAATAAGCGACAGCTACTGTGACGGTCTCGGAGACTGTATTGGAGAATGTCCCCAGGGTGCTATATCTTTTGAAATGAGAGAAGCGGCTGCCTACGACGAAGCATCTGTAAAGTCAAGGATGGCAGCCAGAAAGAAAGAGCCCTGCAGCGGAACGCTCCCTTGTGGATGCCCCGGAAGCATGGCGAAGGAACTAAAGTCCGACAAGCCTGTACAGAAAGAGGAGAAAACTTCTTGCAGACAGGAGTCAGAGCTTCGCAACTGGCCTGTCCAGCTCTCTCTCGTACCGGTCGAGGCGCCATATCTCGAAGGTGCGAAGCTTCTTATTGCTGCTGACTGCACGGCATTTGCATGTCCTAACTTCCACAGGGACCTTCTTCCCGGTAAAGTGTGCCTCGTTGGATGTCCAAAACTGGACGAAGTGGAACCATATATTGAAAAACTTGCACAGATCATAAAACTGAACGATATCGAGGAGATCGATGTGGCATATATGGAAGTTCCCTGCTGCGGCGGACTTGTAAAACTTGTCGATACAGCAGTAAAGAAATCAGGCGAAGCTGTGACTTTGAAACTGATAAAACTTTCGATGACAGGCAAGTTTCTTGAGGTAAGGCAGATATTCCCGAACTAG